A window from Aliidongia dinghuensis encodes these proteins:
- the aroA gene encoding 3-phosphoshikimate 1-carboxyvinyltransferase, with amino-acid sequence MTYLGLDRSALTIIPPTAPLRGRVAPPGSKSITNRVLLLAALATGTSRLTGALKSDDTARMAEALRDMGVRVDEPDETSFVVTGQGRLASPHRPLFLGNAGTATRFLTAVAATVDGTVVVDGDPHMRKRPIGPLVTALRSLGVEIEAPTGCPPVTIRGRGPLDAGRVEIDAGLSSQYVSALLMAAACGKGPIEVALSGTEIGARGYVDLTLAAMASFGAAVERVDAATWRVAPTGYRASDFAIEPDASAATYLWAAEALTGGAIDIGTKAAAFTQPDAHAHALIASFPHMPAVIDGAQMQDAVPTLAVLAMFNATPVRFTGIANLRVKECDRIRALATELARIRPGLGREEGDDLIVAADPALVGQTLPTQIETYADHRIAMSFALAGLKLHGITILDPGCVAKTYPGYWQALATLGVRFD; translated from the coding sequence ATGACATACCTGGGACTGGACCGCTCAGCGCTCACCATCATCCCGCCGACCGCCCCCTTGCGCGGGCGCGTTGCCCCGCCGGGCTCCAAGTCCATCACGAACCGGGTACTGCTGCTGGCGGCGCTTGCGACGGGTACCAGCCGCCTCACCGGCGCACTCAAGAGCGATGACACCGCCCGGATGGCGGAAGCGCTCCGCGACATGGGCGTGCGCGTCGACGAGCCGGACGAGACCAGCTTCGTCGTCACCGGCCAAGGCCGGCTCGCGTCCCCGCACCGCCCGCTGTTCCTCGGCAATGCCGGCACGGCGACCCGTTTCCTCACCGCCGTCGCCGCGACGGTCGACGGCACCGTCGTGGTCGATGGCGACCCGCACATGCGCAAGCGGCCGATCGGCCCGCTGGTGACGGCGCTCCGCTCGCTCGGCGTCGAGATCGAGGCGCCGACGGGCTGCCCGCCGGTGACGATCCGCGGCCGCGGCCCGCTCGACGCCGGCCGGGTCGAGATCGACGCCGGCCTGTCGAGCCAATATGTCTCGGCGCTCCTGATGGCGGCCGCCTGCGGCAAGGGGCCGATCGAAGTGGCGCTCTCCGGCACCGAGATCGGTGCCCGCGGCTATGTCGACCTGACGCTCGCCGCCATGGCAAGCTTCGGTGCCGCGGTCGAGCGGGTCGACGCCGCGACCTGGCGCGTGGCGCCGACCGGCTATCGGGCGAGCGATTTCGCGATCGAGCCGGACGCCTCGGCCGCAACCTATCTCTGGGCGGCGGAAGCGCTCACCGGCGGCGCCATCGACATCGGCACGAAAGCGGCGGCCTTCACCCAGCCGGACGCGCACGCCCATGCGCTGATCGCCAGCTTCCCGCACATGCCGGCGGTCATCGACGGCGCGCAGATGCAGGATGCGGTGCCGACGCTCGCCGTGCTCGCCATGTTCAACGCGACGCCCGTGCGCTTCACCGGCATCGCCAATCTGCGCGTCAAGGAGTGTGACCGGATCAGGGCGCTCGCGACCGAGCTCGCCCGCATCCGCCCCGGGCTCGGCCGGGAGGAAGGCGACGACCTGATCGTTGCCGCCGACCCGGCACTGGTCGGCCAGACGCTGCCGACGCAGATCGAGACCTATGCCGACCACCGCATCGCCATGAGCTTCGCGCTCGCCGGCCTCAAGCTCCACGGCATCACGATCCTCGACCCCGGCTGCGTCGCCAAGACCTATCCCGGCTATTGGCAGGCGCTCGCGACGCTCGGCGTCCGCTTCGACTGA
- a CDS encoding DEAD/DEAH box helicase, whose protein sequence is MTDFADLGLSPDLLTAVADAGYTTPTPIQEQAIPYVLQGRDVLGCAQTGTGKTAGFTLPMIDILASGRARARMPRTLILEPTRELAAQVANSFETYGKHHKLTMALLIGGESFADQERKLDRGVDVLIATPGRLMDLFDRGKILLSDVRILVIDEADRMLDMGFIPDIERIVSLLPKIRQTLFFSATMPPEIRRLADAFLTNPKEITVARPATTAVTVTQSVTVVWSEEKRRLLRRFLETEEVKNAIIFCNRKRDVDILHKSLSRHGFDSLPIHGDLAQSLRTATLDKFRNGEVRLLVASDVAARGLDVQGLSHVFNFDVPIHPEDYVHRIGRTGRAGNQGRAFTIATPEEGKALKAIERITTKEIPVLTVEGFEHPEFDAEDAPRRRGRGGRGERPRRGSPRHEAESAVDAAPPAEAAEHEVSAERPAKRERHRERDRKPAKHEPRQTEAQQNEPRQNPAPIRMGGPSPSATVTPISSARGHQRRRDDEDDERIVGFGDHLPAFLARPVKLSARGA, encoded by the coding sequence TTGACCGACTTTGCTGACCTTGGTCTCTCGCCGGACCTGCTGACGGCCGTCGCCGATGCCGGCTACACCACGCCGACGCCGATCCAGGAGCAGGCCATCCCCTATGTTCTCCAGGGGCGGGACGTGCTGGGCTGTGCTCAGACGGGCACGGGCAAGACGGCGGGCTTCACGCTGCCGATGATCGACATCCTGGCGTCCGGCCGGGCGCGCGCACGCATGCCGCGCACGCTCATCCTGGAGCCGACACGCGAGCTCGCGGCGCAGGTCGCGAACTCGTTCGAGACCTATGGCAAGCATCACAAGCTGACCATGGCGCTTCTGATCGGCGGCGAAAGCTTCGCGGATCAGGAACGGAAGCTCGATCGTGGCGTCGACGTGCTGATCGCGACCCCGGGCCGGCTCATGGACCTGTTCGACCGCGGCAAGATCCTGCTGTCGGACGTGCGCATCCTCGTGATCGACGAGGCCGACCGCATGCTCGACATGGGCTTCATCCCGGATATCGAGCGCATCGTCTCGCTGCTGCCGAAGATCCGGCAGACCCTGTTCTTCTCGGCGACCATGCCGCCGGAGATCCGGCGCCTGGCCGACGCGTTCCTGACCAATCCCAAGGAAATCACCGTCGCGAGGCCCGCGACGACCGCAGTCACGGTCACCCAGTCGGTGACGGTGGTGTGGTCCGAGGAGAAGCGCCGCCTGCTGCGCCGCTTCCTCGAGACCGAGGAAGTCAAGAACGCCATCATCTTCTGCAACCGCAAGCGCGACGTCGACATCCTGCACAAGTCGCTGTCGCGGCACGGTTTCGACTCGCTGCCGATCCACGGCGACCTGGCACAGTCGCTGCGCACCGCGACGCTCGACAAGTTCCGCAACGGCGAGGTCAGGCTGCTGGTCGCGAGCGACGTGGCCGCCCGCGGCCTCGACGTCCAGGGCCTGAGCCACGTGTTCAATTTCGACGTGCCGATCCATCCCGAGGATTATGTCCATCGCATCGGCCGCACGGGCCGCGCCGGCAACCAGGGCCGCGCGTTCACCATCGCGACGCCCGAAGAGGGCAAGGCGTTGAAGGCGATCGAACGGATCACGACGAAGGAGATCCCGGTGCTGACCGTCGAAGGCTTCGAGCACCCCGAATTCGACGCCGAGGATGCGCCCAGGCGGCGCGGTCGCGGCGGGCGCGGCGAGCGGCCGCGCCGCGGCAGCCCGCGTCATGAGGCCGAGAGCGCCGTCGACGCGGCACCACCGGCCGAGGCCGCCGAGCATGAAGTGTCGGCCGAGCGGCCGGCGAAGCGCGAACGCCATCGGGAGCGCGACCGCAAGCCCGCGAAGCACGAGCCGCGCCAGACCGAAGCACAGCAGAACGAGCCGCGCCAGAACCCGGCGCCGATCCGGATGGGCGGGCCGAGCCCCAGCGCCACGGTCACGCCGATTTCGAGCGCCCGCGGCCATCAGCGCCGGCGCGACGACGAGGACGACGAGCGTATCGTGGGCTTCGGCGACCACCTGCCCGCCTTCCTCGCCCGCCCGGTGAAGCTCAGCGCCCGCGGCGCCTGA
- a CDS encoding Lrp/AsnC ligand binding domain-containing protein: MKTIFVNVKCELGKAYVVADEAVQAIEQVSEVYSTSGQWDLMMKCYLDEETDIGRFVTEKLQTLPGVKDTFTVIAYKAFSEDHSH; encoded by the coding sequence ATGAAGACCATCTTCGTCAATGTGAAATGCGAGCTCGGCAAGGCCTATGTCGTGGCCGACGAGGCGGTGCAGGCGATCGAGCAGGTCTCCGAGGTCTACTCGACCTCTGGCCAGTGGGACCTCATGATGAAGTGCTATCTCGACGAGGAGACCGACATCGGCCGCTTCGTGACCGAGAAGCTGCAGACGCTGCCCGGCGTCAAGGACACGTTCACAGTCATCGCCTACAAGGCGTTCTCGGAAGACCACTCGCACTAG